A region from the Salicibibacter cibarius genome encodes:
- a CDS encoding enoyl-CoA hydratase/isomerase family protein — protein MNELIKANVDKRWATMTINRPEVRNALNAQVLEEMENALDEVAQRVDVDGIIFTGAGEKAFAAGADIKQLRDKEAVDALSPGMQAVYDKLADFEKPTI, from the coding sequence ATGAATGAACTCATTAAAGCAAATGTAGACAAGCGATGGGCAACGATGACGATTAACCGCCCGGAAGTCCGCAATGCCCTCAACGCGCAGGTATTGGAGGAGATGGAGAACGCTCTCGATGAAGTAGCCCAGCGCGTAGACGTCGATGGTATTATTTTCACAGGTGCCGGCGAGAAAGCATTTGCAGCAGGGGCGGATATCAAACAACTTCGGGACAAAGAAGCCGTCGATGCCCTGTCTCCGGGGATGCAGGCTGTGTATGACAAACTGGCAGACTTTGAAAAACCGACGATTTAA
- a CDS encoding CaiB/BaiF CoA transferase family protein translates to MKANNLTIDNLNSTKKRYPLENIKIVDFSRVLSGPFCTMLLGDLGAEVIKIEKPDIGDENRNVRTYAGRTKEDEDYFYPMNRNKKSVEINLKNSSEKEKVYNLIKEADVIVENFTPGTMEKLQLDYSSVKEINEKIIYCSISGFGQQGLYKDRKAYDSIVQAITGVMAITGNPGESPLRSGLMFGDLTGSLYALSSILVSLYARERSGLGNHIDLSLADSLLSLYSTNAAEYLAVGNLPERGGSENPGRSPTGNYLCSDGKFIQIMGGSDILWPKFCEVVGILEFEYDDRFKTNEARILNRDELRKILTPIFLKHTSSYWVKKFNEHGVPSAPINTLADVLEDKHFIERNMELKLEHQKSGTIRAINNPFRFSSYNSYKLSPPPLLGQDNEELRK, encoded by the coding sequence GTGAAGGCAAATAATTTAACAATTGATAATTTGAATTCTACTAAAAAAAGATATCCTTTAGAGAATATTAAAATTGTTGACTTCTCGAGGGTGTTATCAGGACCCTTTTGCACGATGCTTTTAGGTGATCTCGGTGCGGAAGTGATTAAAATAGAAAAACCAGATATCGGTGACGAAAACAGGAACGTACGCACTTATGCTGGACGAACTAAGGAAGACGAAGATTACTTTTATCCAATGAATCGAAATAAAAAAAGTGTGGAAATTAATTTAAAAAACTCTTCTGAAAAGGAAAAAGTGTATAATCTGATTAAGGAAGCAGACGTGATCGTGGAAAACTTTACGCCTGGAACAATGGAAAAGCTTCAACTGGATTACTCATCAGTTAAAGAGATAAATGAAAAAATAATTTATTGCTCCATATCAGGATTTGGACAACAAGGCCTCTACAAGGATCGTAAGGCATATGACTCTATAGTTCAAGCTATTACTGGTGTCATGGCTATTACAGGAAATCCTGGCGAATCGCCACTTAGAAGTGGGTTAATGTTTGGTGATTTAACCGGTTCTTTGTATGCGCTATCATCAATATTGGTATCTTTGTATGCTCGTGAAAGAAGTGGATTAGGAAATCATATAGATTTATCATTGGCCGATTCTCTATTAAGTTTATATTCCACAAATGCAGCGGAATATCTTGCAGTCGGGAATTTGCCTGAACGAGGAGGATCTGAAAATCCAGGAAGGAGCCCTACAGGCAATTACCTTTGTTCCGATGGGAAATTTATTCAAATTATGGGGGGCAGTGATATATTATGGCCTAAATTTTGTGAAGTAGTGGGTATATTGGAATTTGAGTATGATGATCGGTTTAAAACAAATGAAGCAAGGATACTAAATAGAGATGAATTACGTAAGATATTAACACCTATATTCTTAAAGCATACAAGCTCTTATTGGGTGAAAAAGTTTAACGAACACGGAGTCCCTAGTGCACCTATTAATACACTTGCTGACGTGTTAGAAGATAAACATTTTATTGAAAGGAACATGGAATTAAAATTAGAACACCAGAAATCCGGGACCATACGTGCCATAAATAATCCATTTCGTTTTAGCAGTTACAATTCCTATAAACTATCACCCCCACCGTTATTAGGCCAAGATAATGAAGAATTAAGGAAATAA
- a CDS encoding DHA2 family efflux MFS transporter permease subunit: MIDNKINKQVNKWGVLLSTVLSGFMVILNNSLMNVSLPFFMDMYQITAVEGQWIITAFSLGMVIVMTLSNYLRKRVGRKKIFLLGTFIFLLGSFFGSLAWDFASLIIFRFIQGLGGGLVMPLSMILIFEHFPKNERGLALGIWGVGATGAPTIGPTIGGILLEFFTWEMLFYINIPTALVAALAGIFFLQKDEKSIKVHFDWIGFIYISLGLAFLMIGINFLQNQLYAISAYTIITLGVAALLLFIWQELRIDQPLLNIRILNNFVFSGSLVLISFNILAMFSILLLIPILIQDIYGLPPLYAGFILFPQALAMGLSMTIGGKILDKKGPYIVILLGVLITTVLTFVIGFSIGEISLGFLATLLALQGIGNGMINTPASTSGLNALNEEYVSSGSAFNNLSRQLMKVICVVFLSIFFEYRRALHLDSNGWIEAGERAIQESYLFVAFFIATSIPLVLYLRKKW, from the coding sequence TTGATCGATAATAAGATAAATAAACAGGTTAATAAGTGGGGAGTATTGCTTTCTACAGTCCTTAGCGGTTTTATGGTTATTCTTAACAATAGCTTGATGAATGTTTCCCTTCCTTTTTTTATGGATATGTATCAGATTACTGCCGTCGAAGGACAGTGGATAATCACTGCATTTTCATTGGGTATGGTAATAGTCATGACTCTTTCTAATTACTTAAGAAAAAGAGTTGGCAGAAAAAAAATATTTTTATTAGGAACATTTATTTTTTTACTAGGTTCTTTTTTTGGCTCTCTTGCCTGGGATTTTGCTAGCTTGATCATTTTTCGTTTTATTCAAGGATTAGGTGGCGGTTTGGTTATGCCACTTTCAATGATACTGATTTTTGAACATTTCCCTAAAAATGAACGAGGGTTAGCGTTAGGTATTTGGGGGGTTGGAGCTACGGGAGCCCCAACCATAGGACCAACTATTGGAGGCATTTTATTAGAATTCTTTACTTGGGAAATGCTTTTTTATATAAATATACCTACAGCACTAGTAGCTGCTTTGGCGGGAATTTTTTTTCTGCAAAAAGATGAAAAGTCAATTAAAGTTCATTTTGATTGGATAGGATTTATATATATAAGTTTAGGGCTCGCCTTTCTTATGATTGGAATTAATTTTTTGCAAAATCAATTATATGCAATATCAGCATATACCATTATAACTTTGGGAGTTGCTGCCCTTTTATTATTCATATGGCAGGAGTTACGTATTGATCAACCACTCTTAAACATACGAATATTAAATAACTTTGTCTTTAGTGGAAGCTTAGTTTTGATTTCTTTTAATATCTTAGCTATGTTTTCTATTTTGTTACTGATCCCTATTTTAATTCAAGATATTTATGGGCTTCCACCCCTTTATGCAGGATTTATACTTTTTCCACAAGCATTAGCTATGGGGCTTTCTATGACTATTGGTGGAAAAATTCTTGATAAAAAAGGGCCGTACATTGTGATTTTACTAGGAGTGTTGATTACAACCGTTCTAACTTTTGTGATTGGTTTTTCGATAGGAGAAATTAGTTTAGGCTTTCTTGCTACCTTGCTCGCTTTACAGGGCATCGGTAATGGAATGATTAATACCCCGGCTTCTACTAGTGGATTAAACGCCCTAAATGAAGAGTATGTATCTTCCGGATCAGCATTCAATAATCTTTCTCGACAACTAATGAAAGTTATTTGTGTTGTATTTTTATCAATATTTTTTGAGTATCGGCGTGCCCTTCATTTAGATAGTAATGGATGGATTGAAGCTGGTGAGCGAGCCATCCAAGAATCTTATTTGTTTGTTGCATTTTTTATCGCAACTTCTATACCCTTGGTTCTTTACTTACGAAAAAAATGGTAG
- a CDS encoding 3-hydroxyacyl-CoA dehydrogenase NAD-binding domain-containing protein: MKKISVVGAGTMGRGIAYTAALSGFGVQIQDIDEGNLQQAKTSIEELLQKSVDKGFIAVDVAEVAKQQIGYESDLQQAVREADVVIEAVLEEIPLKVYIFQNLDKYCSEHTVLATNTSTLSPTEIGAATNRPDKVIAMHFFNPVHKMKLIELIKGLDTSEDTVQIVQDLGEKMNKETVEVNEFPGFVTSRMNCLIGNEAMNMYMEGVASAKDIDKALKLGLNHPMGPLELADLVGLDSRFRNMNYLYETLGEKYRPCPLLIKYVKAGKLGRKSGEGFYKY; encoded by the coding sequence ATGAAAAAGATCAGTGTAGTTGGAGCCGGAACGATGGGGAGAGGCATTGCCTACACGGCTGCCCTTAGCGGTTTCGGGGTGCAGATCCAAGATATCGATGAAGGAAACCTCCAACAGGCGAAGACATCCATTGAGGAACTATTACAAAAAAGTGTGGATAAAGGATTTATCGCTGTGGACGTAGCAGAAGTAGCAAAACAGCAAATAGGTTATGAAAGTGACTTGCAGCAAGCCGTCCGCGAAGCGGATGTTGTCATTGAAGCGGTTTTAGAAGAAATTCCATTAAAGGTTTATATTTTCCAAAATCTGGATAAATATTGTTCCGAACATACGGTGCTGGCTACGAATACATCAACGCTAAGCCCGACGGAGATCGGCGCTGCTACGAACCGCCCTGACAAAGTCATCGCCATGCATTTTTTCAATCCTGTTCATAAAATGAAGTTGATAGAACTCATTAAAGGACTGGATACGTCCGAGGACACGGTTCAAATCGTGCAGGATCTTGGAGAGAAAATGAACAAGGAAACAGTGGAAGTCAATGAATTTCCGGGCTTTGTGACGAGCCGCATGAACTGCTTAATCGGAAATGAAGCGATGAATATGTACATGGAAGGCGTAGCATCAGCCAAGGACATCGACAAGGCCCTCAAGCTCGGCTTAAATCATCCGATGGGCCCACTTGAACTGGCAGACCTCGTCGGCCTCGATAGTCGCTTTCGGAATATGAACTATTTATATGAAACTTTAGGAGAAAAATACCGCCCTTGCCCGCTGCTCATCAAGTATGTAAAGGCCGGTAAATTAGGCCGCAAATCGGGAGAAGGGTTTTACAAATATTGA
- a CDS encoding acetyl-CoA carboxylase biotin carboxyl carrier protein subunit, whose amino-acid sequence MSLINVMADLSGSVWKIEVEERDRVNEGDVLLIMESMKMEIPLTASEGGVIKEIRVKVGDMLSEGNIAIVMESDDK is encoded by the coding sequence ATGAGTTTAATAAATGTCATGGCAGATTTATCAGGAAGTGTTTGGAAAATTGAAGTGGAAGAGCGTGATAGAGTTAATGAAGGAGATGTGCTACTGATTATGGAGTCAATGAAAATGGAAATTCCTTTAACAGCATCCGAAGGAGGTGTTATTAAAGAAATAAGGGTTAAAGTTGGAGATATGCTTTCAGAAGGAAATATAGCTATTGTTATGGAAAGCGATGATAAATAG
- a CDS encoding acyl-CoA carboxylase subunit beta: MKFEKNVKEHEERKMKAKSMGGEEKLSRRRKEGIMNARERIDYLLDSDSFYESGLFATSILAQDREKTPADGKVAGFGKINGRDVGVVSNDFTVKGASSSQVNGRKMEYIKNVSKDNGFPAIFLGESSGARMPDIMGARNIIGINNDPGQYMRLREVPWAAACLGNSFGNATWYSIMSDFTVMKKGACLAISSPRLVELATKKDVDYEELGGWKLHTEVTGMVDLAVDSDEEALDAIKKYLSYLPSHCNEPPPRKSVPAGSDDSVNNILDLIPESQKQVFDVRKVIQCIVDKDSYFEMKDRFGKSLVTALARIDGKSVGIIANNPMFKGGVIDADAADKAISFLVHCDSYNIPIVMMADQPGFQVGVESERNSMPGKAINWLNALALVTVPKIAIIMRKSYGLAVRNMGGSGNADEVVAWWTSEVSFMDPHASVSIVYGINESDDPDKYQEYIKEASRDTSAYDLASVYGAKDVIDPRETRDYLKRILEVYSQKKNNGVGQHLLKNWPTGL; encoded by the coding sequence ATGAAATTTGAAAAAAATGTTAAAGAACATGAAGAACGAAAAATGAAAGCAAAGTCAATGGGGGGAGAAGAGAAATTATCACGTAGACGCAAAGAGGGTATTATGAATGCCCGCGAGAGAATTGATTACCTCTTGGATTCAGATAGCTTTTATGAATCAGGTCTTTTTGCAACTTCAATATTAGCTCAGGATAGGGAAAAAACGCCAGCTGATGGAAAGGTTGCGGGATTTGGGAAAATTAATGGGCGCGATGTAGGGGTAGTTTCGAATGATTTTACCGTAAAGGGAGCTTCTAGCAGTCAGGTTAATGGCAGGAAAATGGAATATATAAAAAACGTTTCGAAAGATAATGGTTTCCCTGCTATATTTCTTGGTGAATCCAGTGGAGCACGTATGCCTGACATAATGGGGGCACGAAATATTATTGGTATTAATAACGACCCTGGTCAATATATGCGTCTGCGTGAGGTTCCTTGGGCTGCCGCCTGTTTGGGTAACAGCTTTGGTAATGCGACTTGGTATTCAATAATGTCAGACTTTACTGTTATGAAAAAAGGGGCTTGCCTGGCTATTTCCAGTCCTCGTCTAGTTGAATTGGCAACAAAAAAGGATGTTGATTATGAAGAATTGGGTGGGTGGAAACTACATACTGAAGTAACTGGTATGGTTGATCTTGCAGTTGACAGCGATGAAGAAGCTTTGGATGCTATAAAAAAATATCTAAGTTATCTTCCTAGCCATTGCAATGAACCTCCCCCGCGCAAGTCTGTTCCAGCAGGTTCTGATGATTCTGTAAATAATATTCTTGATCTGATTCCTGAATCGCAAAAGCAAGTTTTTGATGTGCGTAAAGTGATTCAGTGTATCGTAGATAAGGATAGTTACTTTGAAATGAAAGATCGTTTTGGTAAAAGTTTGGTTACAGCTCTTGCAAGAATAGATGGAAAAAGCGTAGGTATTATAGCTAATAATCCAATGTTTAAAGGAGGAGTCATTGACGCAGATGCGGCTGATAAGGCCATCAGTTTCCTAGTTCACTGTGATTCCTATAACATTCCGATTGTTATGATGGCTGATCAGCCTGGATTCCAAGTGGGGGTAGAGTCAGAACGGAACAGTATGCCGGGAAAAGCCATTAATTGGCTAAATGCTTTAGCGCTCGTAACTGTTCCGAAAATAGCGATCATCATGAGAAAAAGTTATGGATTGGCTGTTCGGAATATGGGAGGGAGTGGAAATGCTGATGAAGTTGTTGCTTGGTGGACGTCTGAAGTAAGTTTTATGGACCCACATGCAAGCGTCTCAATTGTTTATGGCATAAATGAATCAGATGATCCAGATAAATATCAGGAATATATAAAAGAAGCATCCAGAGATACCTCTGCTTATGATTTGGCGTCCGTTTATGGGGCAAAAGATGTCATTGATCCAAGAGAAACCCGGGATTATTTAAAGCGTATTTTAGAGGTTTATTCCCAGAAGAAAAATAATGGGGTAGGCCAACATTTACTAAAAAATTGGCCAACAGGGCTATAA
- a CDS encoding acetyl-CoA carboxylase biotin carboxylase subunit, with product MFKKILVANRGEIAVRIISTCKILDIHAIAIYSEVDAESPHVMEADEAHCVGEAQVSESYLNIDKIIDIAKKSGADAIHPGYGFLSENAHFAKKSKNEGIVFIGPAPETMAQMGDKVLARKRMKEVGVPVIPGSDDPIADAEKAVSFADDIGYPVMLKAAAGGGGIGMEKVNDADALKKAFHSNQRRAENYFGSGSLYIEKALEVPRHIEVQVLGDQHGHVIHLGERDCSIQRRHQKVFEEAPAIGLSDELLSRLHEAAVQAAKSLKYENAGTLEFLVEDDEFYFLEMNTRLQVEHPVTEWVTGVDIVQEQLKVAAGEKLSVEQPQIKIKGHSIETRIYAEDPKTFFPSPGTIDDFHVPESEYIRLDTGVRSGTEITPHYDPLLAKLIVYGKSREEAIDRLEKTLDECDIRGLKTNLSFLREVSKHPEYTAGNVTIHFINEHF from the coding sequence ATGTTTAAAAAAATTCTTGTGGCAAATCGTGGGGAAATAGCAGTCCGTATTATCAGCACATGTAAAATACTAGACATTCATGCTATAGCTATTTATTCTGAGGTTGATGCTGAATCTCCACATGTTATGGAAGCTGATGAAGCGCATTGCGTTGGAGAAGCACAAGTTAGCGAAAGTTACTTAAATATTGATAAAATCATTGATATAGCAAAAAAATCAGGAGCAGATGCAATACATCCAGGATATGGATTCTTATCAGAAAATGCCCATTTTGCAAAAAAAAGTAAAAATGAAGGCATAGTTTTTATAGGTCCTGCCCCTGAAACGATGGCGCAAATGGGAGATAAAGTGTTAGCCCGAAAACGCATGAAAGAGGTAGGTGTTCCTGTTATACCGGGATCTGACGACCCGATTGCCGATGCCGAAAAAGCTGTTTCTTTTGCCGATGACATTGGTTATCCTGTCATGCTAAAAGCAGCAGCAGGCGGTGGGGGCATTGGTATGGAAAAAGTAAACGATGCAGATGCACTGAAAAAAGCATTTCACAGCAATCAACGCAGAGCCGAAAACTATTTTGGGTCCGGCTCCCTTTATATTGAGAAAGCACTGGAAGTCCCGCGTCATATCGAGGTGCAGGTTCTTGGTGACCAACATGGACACGTGATTCATCTTGGCGAGAGGGATTGTTCCATTCAGCGCAGACACCAAAAAGTTTTCGAGGAAGCACCGGCAATCGGCCTCTCGGACGAGTTGCTAAGCCGATTACATGAGGCCGCGGTTCAGGCCGCAAAGTCTCTTAAGTATGAAAATGCTGGAACACTGGAATTTCTCGTTGAGGATGACGAATTTTACTTCCTGGAAATGAACACGCGACTCCAAGTTGAACATCCGGTCACAGAATGGGTAACCGGGGTCGATATTGTCCAGGAACAGCTGAAAGTGGCAGCAGGGGAAAAACTGAGCGTTGAACAACCCCAAATAAAAATAAAAGGACATTCGATTGAAACGCGAATCTATGCCGAAGACCCGAAGACCTTTTTTCCATCACCGGGAACGATTGATGACTTTCACGTGCCTGAATCCGAATATATTCGCCTTGATACCGGTGTACGCAGCGGAACTGAAATTACTCCGCATTATGACCCCTTGCTTGCAAAACTAATTGTATATGGTAAGTCACGTGAAGAGGCCATTGACCGCCTAGAAAAAACATTAGATGAATGCGACATAAGAGGGCTCAAGACGAATCTCTCGTTTTTACGTGAAGTATCGAAACATCCTGAATATACGGCTGGCAATGTCACGATTCATTTTATTAACGAACATTTTTAA
- a CDS encoding enoyl-CoA hydratase/isomerase family protein, with protein MTNWQTLKNRRFNGVAAGGGCELALACDIRVASAKAKIDLPELNLGIIPGAGGTQRLSRLVGKGKAVEMILCGELIDTDEAHRIGLVNDVSAPEELEDKGQEITTDISTKGPLAVRLAKMVVTRGADSNLESAQLLEKLAQAVAFKSNDKYEGTSAFLEKRKTDFQGK; from the coding sequence ATGACAAACTGGCAGACTTTGAAAAACCGACGATTTAACGGGGTTGCGGCCGGCGGCGGTTGTGAGCTCGCTTTGGCCTGTGATATCCGGGTGGCAAGCGCGAAGGCGAAGATCGATCTTCCGGAATTGAATTTGGGCATTATTCCCGGTGCGGGCGGCACGCAGCGCTTGTCCCGTTTGGTCGGAAAGGGGAAAGCCGTGGAAATGATTTTGTGTGGAGAATTGATCGATACCGATGAAGCGCACCGCATCGGTCTCGTTAATGATGTGAGTGCTCCGGAAGAACTCGAAGATAAAGGGCAGGAAATCACCACTGATATTTCCACCAAAGGGCCTCTCGCCGTTCGCCTCGCGAAGATGGTCGTAACCCGGGGAGCGGATTCGAATTTAGAGAGCGCTCAATTATTGGAAAAACTCGCCCAGGCAGTCGCTTTCAAATCTAATGATAAATACGAAGGCACGAGTGCTTTTCTGGAGAAAAGAAAGACCGATTTTCAGGGAAAATAG
- a CDS encoding acetyl-CoA carboxylase biotin carboxyl carrier protein subunit, producing the protein MAKIEVSMAGNLWKLLKKQGDQVETGEEVAILESMKMEIPIESVAGGQVKMVLKGEGDFVDEGETILEIE; encoded by the coding sequence ATGGCAAAGATTGAAGTAAGTATGGCAGGGAACTTGTGGAAATTATTAAAGAAGCAAGGGGATCAAGTAGAAACAGGCGAGGAAGTAGCGATTCTTGAATCCATGAAAATGGAAATCCCGATAGAGTCCGTAGCCGGTGGGCAGGTAAAAATGGTTCTTAAAGGAGAAGGGGATTTTGTTGATGAAGGTGAGACCATATTAGAAATTGAATAA